The following are encoded in a window of Bacillus sp. SORGH_AS_0510 genomic DNA:
- a CDS encoding putative DNA-binding protein, with the protein MLEKTTRMNYLYDFYHSLLTPKQQSYMSLYYLDDYSLGEIAEEYDVSRQAVYDNIKRTEAMLEEYEEKLLLFQKFQERASLIKHLKELLNEENPSKQAMLETVAELEKLD; encoded by the coding sequence ATGCTTGAAAAAACAACACGAATGAATTATCTTTATGATTTTTATCATTCGTTGTTAACACCAAAGCAGCAAAGCTATATGTCTCTCTATTATTTAGATGATTATTCTCTTGGTGAAATTGCCGAAGAGTATGACGTTAGCCGTCAAGCCGTTTATGATAATATTAAACGGACGGAAGCCATGCTCGAGGAATATGAGGAAAAGCTTCTATTATTTCAGAAATTTCAAGAGCGAGCAAGTTTAATCAAACATCTGAAAGAATTGCTTAATGAGGAGAACCCTTCAAAGCAGGCAATGTTAGAAACCGTTGCTGAGCTTGAGAAATTAGATTAG
- the ftsY gene encoding signal recognition particle-docking protein FtsY, producing MSFFKKLKEKITKSTDSVTEKFREGLTKTRDSFSGKVNDLVARYRKVDEDFFEELEEILIQADVGFDTVMQLIDELKMEVKRRNIQDPQEVQSVISEKLVDIYNGAEEQSSELNIQENGLTVILFVGVNGVGKTTTIGKLGYKFKSEGKKVLMAAGDTFRAGAIEQLEVWGERVGVEVIKQAEGSDPAAVMYDAIQAAKSRHADILLCDTAGRLQNKVNLMKELEKVKRVIEREIPGAPHEVILVLDATTGQNALIQAKTFKEATNVSGIVLSKLDGTAKGGIVLAIRNELKIPVKFVGLGEKMDDLQEFDAEKYVYGLFADQVEKTE from the coding sequence ATGAGTTTTTTTAAAAAGCTTAAAGAGAAAATTACGAAATCAACAGATTCCGTTACTGAAAAGTTTAGGGAAGGTTTAACGAAAACAAGGGACAGTTTTTCAGGAAAAGTAAACGACCTTGTTGCAAGATACCGGAAAGTCGATGAAGACTTTTTTGAAGAATTAGAAGAAATCTTAATCCAGGCAGATGTCGGCTTCGATACAGTAATGCAATTAATCGATGAACTGAAGATGGAAGTGAAACGCAGAAATATCCAAGATCCACAGGAGGTTCAAAGTGTTATTTCTGAAAAGCTCGTAGACATTTATAACGGTGCAGAAGAGCAATCTTCTGAATTAAATATCCAAGAAAATGGTCTAACTGTTATTTTGTTTGTCGGGGTCAATGGTGTAGGTAAAACTACAACAATTGGTAAACTTGGCTATAAATTTAAGAGTGAAGGCAAGAAAGTCCTGATGGCTGCAGGTGATACTTTCCGTGCGGGTGCGATTGAGCAGCTTGAGGTATGGGGAGAAAGAGTTGGTGTGGAAGTCATCAAGCAGGCGGAAGGTTCGGATCCGGCAGCGGTTATGTATGATGCTATACAAGCAGCTAAATCGCGCCATGCTGATATTTTACTTTGTGACACAGCAGGCCGTCTGCAGAACAAAGTTAACTTAATGAAAGAGCTAGAAAAGGTGAAGCGTGTGATTGAACGGGAAATCCCTGGTGCTCCACATGAAGTCATCTTGGTACTAGACGCAACTACTGGACAAAATGCTCTCATTCAGGCTAAAACCTTTAAAGAAGCAACAAATGTAAGTGGAATCGTTCTATCTAAGCTAGATGGTACGGCAAAGGGCGGTATTGTTCTTGCTATTCGTAATGAATTGAAAATACCCGTTAAATTCGTCGGCCTTGGTGAAAAAATGGATGACCTACAAGAGTTTGATGCGGAGAAATATGTATATGGACTGTTCGCGGATCAGGTGGAAAAGACCGAATAA
- the smc gene encoding chromosome segregation protein SMC yields MFLKRLDIIGFKSFADRIGVDFVPGVTAVVGPNGSGKSNITDAIRWVLGEQSAKSLRGSKMEDIIFAGSDTRKALNFAEVSLTLDNQDQGIGLDYNEVSVTRRVSRSGDSEFFINKQSCRLKDIIDLFMDSGLGREAFSIISQGKVEEILNSKAEDRRTIFEEAAGVLKYKNRKKKAEVKLFETQDNLNRVNDILHELESQVEPLKIQASMAKDFLEKKEELEKIEVALTVFEIEDLHQKWENLSKQLEGHQQEELKLSADLQVKEAKIVETRDRISALDESITDLQNVLLHASEELEKLEGRKEVLKERKKNAAQNKEQLKTTILELTDRISQLKTSREMQAESVKVLSEQVQSLQAKLKDKQAKLQLFSENMEEKIDNLKSEYIDLLNQQAGAKNELKYIDQQLEQQERKSSRLDTENTKYIQERQLAQAKMEEIQSALADIQKKLDEQVNTFRDQQRKLETVKNNYEKQEKMLYQAYQLLQQAKSRKEMLEEMEEDYSGFFQGVKEVLKARDHKLKGIEGAVAELVTVPKEYETALETALGGALQHIVVDNEQNARSAIQYLKQNSFGRATFLPLSVIKGRPLSSAQLAAIQNHPSLVGPAVSLVKFESRYSEVMSNLLGNVVITKDLKGANELAKILQYRCRLVTLEGDIVNPGGSMTGGAVKQKTSSLLTRKGELEDLKAKLVIMEEKTANLEKTVKALKEEVQLSEQELDELRKNGEDLRLNEQAVKGELREAELGVKNINERLAIYDLEKGQFTDEKNDLMNRKEELSKALEQYGVNVAELDAQIVKLTEQKTSDLTSKETLTNEINDLKVEFASKNEQFTHAKERLTMTTTDLEETEKKLAIYSEDLSLLSSEMTNSSSGEEQLEEAAKRKQQDKEATLQLITTRRQERLSLVDVLDDLEIEAKELKRLHKGMIVVLKDEEVKINRLDVDLENRLTHLREEYLLSYEGAKDQYPLTIPVEDARKKVKLIKLAIEELGNVNLGAIEEYERVSERYEFLNEQKSDLQEAKDTLYQVIEEMDIEMKKRFEQTFNGIREHFEPTFRALFGGGRADLVLTVPDDLLNTGVEIVAQPPGKKLQNLGLLSGGERALTAIALLFSILKVRPVPFCILDEVEAALDEANVYRFSQYLKRYSKETQFIVITHRKGTMEEADVLYGVTMQESGVSKLVSVRLEETKELVET; encoded by the coding sequence ATGTTTTTAAAACGGTTGGACATCATTGGATTTAAATCTTTCGCTGACCGCATTGGTGTGGATTTTGTTCCTGGAGTGACGGCTGTAGTCGGTCCGAATGGGAGTGGCAAAAGTAATATTACTGATGCGATTCGTTGGGTGTTAGGTGAACAGTCCGCTAAATCCTTACGAGGAAGCAAAATGGAAGATATCATTTTTGCCGGTAGTGACACTAGAAAGGCCCTAAACTTCGCAGAGGTTTCCCTTACATTGGATAATCAGGACCAAGGGATTGGTCTAGATTACAATGAAGTGAGTGTGACAAGACGGGTCTCACGATCAGGGGATAGTGAATTTTTCATTAACAAACAGTCATGCAGGCTAAAGGATATAATTGATTTGTTTATGGACTCTGGCCTGGGTAGAGAAGCTTTTTCAATTATAAGCCAAGGTAAAGTAGAAGAAATTTTGAACAGTAAAGCCGAGGATCGCAGGACCATTTTTGAAGAAGCGGCTGGTGTTTTAAAATATAAGAATCGAAAGAAAAAAGCGGAAGTGAAATTATTTGAAACACAAGATAATTTAAACCGCGTTAATGATATTTTGCACGAACTTGAGAGTCAGGTAGAACCGCTAAAGATTCAAGCATCGATGGCCAAGGATTTTCTTGAGAAGAAAGAAGAACTTGAAAAAATAGAAGTAGCCTTAACGGTTTTTGAAATTGAAGATTTGCACCAGAAATGGGAAAACCTTTCTAAACAGTTAGAAGGTCATCAGCAGGAAGAACTCAAGCTATCAGCCGATTTGCAAGTAAAAGAAGCGAAAATAGTTGAAACGAGAGATCGGATTTCCGCGCTTGATGAATCGATTACAGATCTTCAAAATGTTCTGCTTCATGCTAGTGAAGAACTCGAAAAGCTGGAAGGCCGTAAGGAAGTTCTAAAGGAACGAAAGAAGAATGCTGCACAAAATAAAGAACAACTAAAGACTACCATTTTAGAGCTGACAGATAGAATCAGTCAACTGAAAACCAGCCGGGAAATGCAGGCTGAATCTGTTAAAGTTCTAAGTGAACAGGTGCAATCATTACAAGCAAAGCTAAAGGATAAACAAGCAAAACTTCAGCTCTTCTCTGAAAATATGGAAGAAAAGATTGATAACTTAAAAAGTGAATATATTGACTTGTTAAACCAGCAAGCTGGTGCGAAAAATGAATTGAAATATATTGACCAACAGTTAGAGCAGCAGGAGAGAAAAAGTTCGCGACTGGACACAGAGAATACGAAATACATTCAAGAACGGCAGCTGGCTCAAGCCAAAATGGAGGAAATACAATCTGCGCTAGCAGATATTCAGAAGAAATTAGATGAACAAGTTAACACCTTCCGTGATCAACAGAGAAAGCTTGAAACGGTAAAAAATAATTACGAAAAACAAGAAAAGATGCTTTACCAAGCATATCAGCTACTCCAACAGGCGAAATCAAGAAAAGAAATGCTTGAAGAGATGGAAGAAGATTATTCTGGGTTCTTCCAAGGAGTAAAAGAGGTATTAAAAGCAAGAGACCATAAGTTAAAGGGGATCGAAGGGGCAGTAGCAGAGCTTGTAACCGTTCCAAAAGAATATGAAACAGCATTGGAAACAGCGTTAGGTGGTGCTCTTCAGCATATTGTTGTTGATAACGAGCAAAATGCACGCTCAGCGATACAATATTTAAAACAAAACTCTTTTGGTAGAGCAACCTTTTTACCTCTAAGCGTGATTAAAGGGAGGCCTTTGTCTTCCGCACAGTTAGCTGCAATTCAGAATCATCCTTCCTTAGTCGGACCTGCTGTGAGCCTTGTGAAATTTGAATCAAGGTACTCTGAAGTAATGAGCAACCTACTAGGTAATGTTGTTATCACTAAAGACCTTAAAGGTGCAAACGAGTTGGCTAAGATTCTTCAGTACCGCTGTCGTTTGGTTACTCTTGAAGGGGATATTGTGAATCCTGGTGGTTCCATGACTGGTGGTGCCGTAAAACAAAAGACATCTTCTCTGTTAACCAGAAAAGGTGAACTAGAGGATCTAAAGGCCAAGCTGGTAATTATGGAGGAAAAAACGGCTAATTTAGAAAAAACAGTAAAGGCCTTAAAAGAAGAGGTTCAACTATCAGAGCAAGAGTTAGATGAACTTCGAAAAAATGGCGAAGATTTACGGTTAAACGAACAGGCAGTAAAGGGTGAATTGCGTGAAGCGGAGCTTGGCGTAAAAAATATCAATGAGCGCCTGGCCATATATGACCTTGAAAAAGGTCAGTTTACCGATGAAAAGAACGACTTAATGAATCGAAAAGAAGAACTAAGTAAGGCGTTGGAGCAATATGGAGTAAACGTTGCAGAACTGGATGCTCAAATTGTTAAATTGACAGAACAAAAGACTAGTGATTTAACCTCAAAGGAAACGCTGACAAATGAAATAAATGATTTAAAAGTAGAGTTTGCTTCTAAAAATGAACAATTCACTCATGCTAAAGAACGGCTGACAATGACTACTACCGATCTTGAAGAAACCGAAAAGAAGCTAGCGATTTATAGTGAAGACCTTAGTCTGCTTTCATCAGAAATGACAAATAGCTCCTCAGGTGAGGAACAGCTGGAGGAAGCTGCAAAGAGAAAGCAGCAAGACAAAGAAGCCACTTTACAGTTAATTACTACAAGGAGACAGGAACGATTATCCTTAGTAGATGTGTTAGATGACCTTGAAATAGAAGCAAAAGAGTTGAAGAGACTTCATAAAGGGATGATTGTGGTCTTAAAGGACGAGGAAGTGAAAATCAACCGTCTGGATGTAGACCTCGAAAATCGACTGACACACCTTCGCGAAGAATATTTATTGTCCTATGAAGGAGCAAAGGATCAATACCCGTTAACGATTCCAGTAGAGGATGCAAGGAAAAAGGTTAAGCTAATCAAACTGGCAATTGAAGAGTTAGGTAATGTAAATCTTGGGGCTATTGAAGAATATGAACGTGTCTCTGAACGATATGAATTTCTAAATGAACAAAAGTCCGACCTCCAAGAAGCCAAGGATACCCTTTACCAGGTAATTGAGGAAATGGACATAGAAATGAAGAAACGCTTTGAACAAACATTTAATGGAATCCGTGAGCACTTCGAACCTACTTTCCGTGCTTTATTCGGAGGAGGAAGAGCGGATTTAGTCTTAACTGTACCAGATGATTTATTAAACACAGGGGTAGAAATTGTAGCACAGCCTCCTGGGAAGAAGTTGCAGAATCTTGGACTCCTTTCAGGTGGGGAACGTGCCTTAACTGCGATCGCCTTATTATTTTCTATCCTAAAAGTCAGACCAGTGCCGTTTTGTATTCTCGACGAAGTGGAAGCGGCCCTGGATGAGGCCAACGTCTACCGTTTCAGCCAATACTTAAAACGGTATAGCAAAGAAACGCAATTTATCGTGATTACCCATCGTAAAGGAACCATGGAAGAAGCAGACGTCCTCTACGGGGTAACCATGCAGGAATCAGGCGTATCCAAGTTAGTATCAGTACGACTAGAAGAGACAAAGGAACTAGTTGAAACTTAA
- the rnc gene encoding ribonuclease III, giving the protein MRKNGKEKDSNNRAKENQFKDFQMTIGISMQSEKLLKQAFTHSSYVNEHRRKPFEDNERLEFLGDAVLELTVSQFLFKKYPTMTEGELTKLRAAIVCEPSLVSFANELKFGNLILLGKGEEMTGGRERPALLADVFEAFIGALYLDQGIEKVIVFLEKVVFPKINAGAFSHVMDFKSQLQELIQRDGTGTLEYKVLLEKGPAHNKEFVSKVSLNGEELGVGTGRSKKEAEQHAAQMALDVLKAKTT; this is encoded by the coding sequence ATGCGCAAAAATGGTAAAGAAAAAGACTCGAACAATCGCGCAAAGGAAAATCAATTTAAAGATTTTCAAATGACAATCGGAATTTCTATGCAAAGTGAGAAATTATTAAAGCAAGCTTTTACTCATTCATCCTATGTGAATGAGCATCGCAGGAAGCCTTTCGAAGATAATGAAAGACTTGAATTTTTAGGAGATGCAGTATTAGAGCTGACAGTTTCGCAATTTCTTTTTAAAAAATATCCTACTATGACAGAAGGGGAGTTAACGAAGCTTAGAGCTGCAATTGTCTGTGAGCCTTCGTTAGTTTCGTTTGCTAACGAGCTGAAGTTTGGCAACCTCATTTTGTTAGGTAAAGGGGAAGAAATGACTGGCGGACGAGAACGCCCCGCATTATTAGCTGATGTATTTGAAGCGTTCATAGGAGCTCTCTATTTAGATCAAGGAATTGAGAAGGTGATTGTATTCCTTGAAAAGGTTGTTTTTCCTAAAATTAATGCAGGTGCTTTTTCTCATGTGATGGATTTTAAGAGTCAATTACAAGAACTCATTCAAAGGGATGGAACTGGTACATTAGAATACAAGGTGCTATTAGAGAAGGGCCCGGCACATAATAAGGAGTTTGTTTCAAAAGTGTCCTTAAATGGTGAAGAGCTTGGTGTGGGGACTGGAAGATCGAAAAAAGAAGCGGAACAACATGCTGCCCAAATGGCATTGGACGTATTAAAAGCAAAAACAACCTAG
- the acpP gene encoding acyl carrier protein, which yields MAEVLERVTKIIVDRLGVDESQVKLEASFKDDLGADSLDVVELVMELEDEFDMEISDDDAEKISTVGDAVNYINSSK from the coding sequence ATGGCAGAGGTATTAGAACGTGTAACAAAAATCATCGTTGACCGCTTAGGTGTTGATGAGTCTCAAGTAAAACTTGAAGCTTCATTTAAAGATGATCTTGGCGCTGATTCCCTTGACGTAGTTGAACTAGTAATGGAATTGGAAGATGAGTTCGATATGGAAATTTCTGACGATGATGCTGAAAAAATCAGCACTGTTGGTGATGCTGTTAATTACATAAATAGCAGTAAGTAA
- the fabG gene encoding 3-oxoacyl-[acyl-carrier-protein] reductase: MNLAEKTALVTGASRGIGREIALELARQGANVAVNFSGSEAKANEVVDEIKALGRDAVAIKCDVSNTEEVTEMVKATIDRFGKLDILINNAGITRDNLLMRMKEEEWDDVINTNLKGVFLCTKAVTRQMMKQRVGRIINIASVVGVSGNPGQANYVAAKAGVIGLTKTTAKELASRNITVNAVAPGFITTDMTDKLSEEVKAEMLKQIPLARLGEAKDIAKITAFIASDDSSYITGQTFHVNGGMVM; this comes from the coding sequence ATGAACTTAGCAGAAAAGACAGCGCTTGTTACCGGCGCATCAAGAGGAATTGGCAGGGAAATTGCTCTTGAGCTGGCAAGACAAGGAGCAAATGTGGCAGTGAATTTTTCTGGAAGCGAAGCAAAAGCAAATGAAGTAGTCGATGAAATTAAAGCACTCGGCAGAGATGCTGTGGCTATTAAATGTGATGTTTCGAATACAGAAGAAGTGACCGAAATGGTTAAAGCGACGATTGACCGCTTTGGTAAACTAGACATCCTCATTAATAATGCAGGTATCACAAGGGACAACCTGTTAATGCGAATGAAAGAAGAAGAATGGGATGATGTTATTAACACAAACCTTAAAGGTGTGTTCCTTTGTACAAAAGCAGTAACAAGACAAATGATGAAACAACGGGTTGGCCGAATCATTAATATTGCTTCCGTTGTTGGTGTTAGTGGAAATCCGGGGCAAGCTAACTATGTAGCTGCAAAAGCAGGTGTTATCGGATTAACAAAAACAACGGCTAAGGAATTAGCTTCACGTAATATTACAGTGAATGCAGTTGCTCCAGGGTTTATTACTACGGATATGACGGATAAATTGTCTGAAGAAGTAAAAGCAGAAATGTTAAAACAGATCCCATTAGCAAGATTAGGAGAAGCTAAAGATATCGCTAAAATTACAGCTTTCATAGCTTCTGACGACTCATCGTATATTACCGGTCAAACCTTCCATGTTAACGGTGGAATGGTAATGTAA
- the fabD gene encoding ACP S-malonyltransferase: MSKVAFVFPGQGSQTVGMGKELANQHSEVMAYFEKADETLNTNLSQLIFEGPKEDLTKTFNTQPALLTTSIAILDFFRKSGIKADYVAGHSLGEYTALVAAGVLSFEEGVYAVRKRGEFMEHAVPNGEGSMAAVLGLDRDPLSAVTTEVSNEGFPVSLANLNCPGQIVISGSREGVERAGVKAKEAGAKRVLPLEVSGPFHSSLMRPAAEQLREVLDGMKMKDAEIPVVINVSAEPVSDALVIKDKLIEQLYSPVQWEDSVKKMIDLGVDTFIEIGPGKVLSGLIKKIDKTVKTYAISDEESVLAVLDALKEDKL, from the coding sequence ATGAGTAAGGTAGCATTTGTGTTTCCTGGGCAAGGTTCACAGACAGTTGGAATGGGGAAAGAACTAGCAAATCAACACTCCGAAGTAATGGCATACTTTGAAAAAGCAGATGAGACTTTAAATACCAATCTAAGCCAGCTTATTTTTGAAGGACCTAAAGAAGACTTAACCAAAACGTTTAATACACAGCCGGCACTATTAACAACCAGTATTGCAATTTTAGACTTCTTTAGAAAGTCAGGTATTAAAGCTGACTACGTTGCTGGACATAGCTTAGGTGAATATACAGCATTAGTTGCTGCAGGAGTATTAAGCTTTGAAGAGGGAGTATATGCTGTTAGAAAACGTGGTGAGTTTATGGAACATGCTGTGCCAAATGGAGAAGGTTCCATGGCCGCAGTTCTTGGTCTTGATCGCGACCCACTTTCAGCTGTAACAACTGAAGTAAGTAACGAAGGGTTCCCTGTTTCTTTAGCTAATTTAAACTGCCCAGGGCAAATTGTCATCTCGGGTTCTCGAGAAGGGGTAGAACGTGCAGGTGTGAAAGCAAAGGAAGCGGGAGCAAAGAGAGTGTTACCGTTAGAAGTAAGCGGCCCTTTTCATTCTTCATTAATGAGACCAGCAGCAGAACAGCTTCGCGAAGTCTTAGATGGTATGAAAATGAAGGATGCTGAAATCCCAGTAGTAATTAATGTGTCCGCGGAACCAGTTAGTGATGCGTTGGTAATCAAGGATAAGTTAATTGAGCAACTATATTCCCCGGTACAGTGGGAAGATTCAGTTAAGAAGATGATTGACCTTGGAGTAGATACATTTATTGAGATTGGTCCTGGCAAAGTTCTTTCAGGATTAATCAAGAAAATTGATAAAACAGTTAAAACGTACGCAATTTCCGATGAAGAAAGTGTATTGGCAGTTTTGGATGCATTAAAGGAGGATAAGCTATGA
- the plsX gene encoding phosphate acyltransferase PlsX — translation MKLAIDAMGGDNAPKEIVLGAMKAVEAFSDIHITLVGDENKIKETLTAHERISILHTTEVILGTDEPVRAVRRKKNASMVLAAQQVADGEADACISAGNTGALMAAGLFVVGRIDGIDRPALAPTLPTIGGEGFLLLDVGANADAKPEHLLQNAIMGSIYSQKVRGIEKPRVGLLNIGTEEKKGNELTRQAFELLKNADVNFVGNVEARDLLEGVADVVVTDGFTGNMVLKTIEGTAMSMFKMLKSALMSSFTSKLAAAVLKPNLMTLKSTLDYSEYGGAGLFGLKAPVIKAHGSSNGQSIFSAIRQTREMVSNDVVGLIKQTVEETNPSKVEM, via the coding sequence ATGAAATTAGCAATTGATGCTATGGGTGGCGACAATGCCCCAAAAGAGATTGTTTTAGGTGCAATGAAAGCTGTTGAAGCATTTTCTGATATACATATTACCTTGGTAGGTGATGAAAATAAAATCAAGGAAACCTTAACAGCGCACGAACGAATCTCTATTTTACATACAACTGAAGTAATTCTTGGAACAGATGAACCTGTTAGAGCGGTTCGTCGTAAAAAGAATGCTTCTATGGTTTTAGCAGCCCAGCAGGTAGCAGACGGTGAAGCAGATGCTTGCATTTCTGCGGGCAATACGGGAGCACTTATGGCTGCGGGACTTTTCGTGGTGGGAAGAATAGATGGTATTGACCGCCCGGCATTAGCACCAACCTTGCCGACGATTGGCGGGGAAGGCTTCCTTCTCTTAGATGTAGGGGCAAATGCAGATGCAAAGCCTGAACATTTATTGCAAAATGCCATCATGGGTTCTATCTATAGCCAAAAGGTAAGGGGCATTGAAAAGCCTAGAGTAGGACTCTTAAATATTGGAACAGAAGAAAAGAAAGGCAACGAATTGACAAGGCAGGCTTTTGAGCTTTTAAAGAATGCTGATGTAAATTTTGTAGGCAACGTAGAGGCAAGGGATTTACTTGAAGGTGTTGCAGATGTCGTCGTGACCGATGGGTTTACGGGCAATATGGTATTAAAAACGATTGAAGGCACCGCAATGTCAATGTTTAAGATGTTGAAATCTGCCCTGATGAGCAGCTTTACAAGTAAATTGGCAGCTGCGGTTTTAAAGCCGAACCTAATGACGTTAAAAAGTACATTAGATTATTCTGAGTATGGCGGTGCTGGATTGTTTGGATTAAAAGCACCTGTAATAAAGGCACACGGCTCTTCAAATGGTCAATCGATCTTTAGTGCAATTAGGCAGACTAGGGAAATGGTAAGTAATGATGTCGTCGGCTTAATTAAGCAAACAGTAGAAGAAACAAATCCGTCAAAAGTTGAAATGTAA
- the fapR gene encoding transcription factor FapR, with the protein MRRSKKERQHLLTTTIKDNPFITDEELAEKFHVSVQTIRLDRLELSIPELRERIKTVAEKRFEDEVRSLPLEEVIGEIIDIELDQNAISIFDVKEEHVFKRNNIARGHHVFAQANSLAVAVINDELALTAKANIQFKRSVKLNERVIAKAKVTKIDEKVDRTFVEVTSFVNNELVFTGEFEMYRSKNG; encoded by the coding sequence ATGAGAAGAAGTAAAAAAGAACGGCAACATTTGTTGACTACTACAATTAAAGATAATCCATTTATTACAGATGAAGAATTAGCAGAAAAATTTCATGTGAGTGTACAAACTATCCGTTTAGATCGTCTTGAATTATCAATTCCAGAACTACGTGAGCGGATTAAAACGGTTGCTGAAAAACGGTTTGAAGATGAAGTCCGCTCATTACCACTTGAAGAAGTTATTGGGGAAATTATTGACATAGAATTAGACCAAAATGCCATTTCTATCTTTGACGTAAAAGAAGAGCATGTCTTCAAGCGAAATAATATTGCGCGTGGACATCATGTTTTTGCACAGGCCAATTCTCTTGCGGTTGCAGTAATCAATGATGAATTAGCGTTAACGGCAAAAGCAAATATTCAATTTAAGCGTTCGGTAAAATTAAATGAACGAGTAATAGCGAAAGCAAAAGTGACAAAAATAGATGAGAAGGTTGACAGAACTTTTGTTGAAGTAACTAGTTTTGTGAATAATGAGCTCGTATTTACCGGAGAATTTGAAATGTACCGTTCGAAAAATGGTTAA